In the genome of Telluria mixta, the window CACGCGGTCGCCGTGCAGGACTTTTTGCATTTCCTTATCGGGCAGGAACAGGTCTTCGCCGCCCTCGTCCGGGATGACGAAACCGAAACCGTCGCGGTGCGCGCTGATGCGGCCGGAAATGAAACTGGAGTGGTCCGTAAGCGCGAATTCGCCCGCCGGATTGGCGCGCAACTGGCCGTCGCGCTCCATCGCATTCAAGCGGCGCGCCAGCACGCCTTCCGCTTCCGGGTTGACTTGCAGGGCTCGGGCCAGGGCACCGCTGTCGAGCGGCCCCTTGGCTTCGCGGAACACGCCGAGGATTTCCTCGCGGCTTGGAATGGTATGAGTTGGGTGCTTCAAATTTGTATTCTTTATCTTCTCAGTGGTGGCGCCGTCCGTCTGACAGCGCGGATATCGTTACATTGACACGTAGGCACGCGTAGTGTAACGGAGGACCGGCGAATTCGCCTAACGTCGTCCATGAACCGTGCAGGGAATGTCCTGTTCGGAGGGTCTTTGACATTTGCCATCCATCCGCTATACTCTCGGTCTCTTCGGAAACGGCCCAGCCGGAAACGAAGATGCTACGCAGGCGATGCGCGCCGAGATCGAACGAAAGTTGGTCTAGCGCAAAATGGCAAAGCCTGATATCGTAGCGGAATTCGACGGCAACGTCGAGCAATGCAAGCAAAGCGGTCCAATGCCCACGTGGCGGAATTGGTAGACGCGCATGGTTCAGGTCCATGTGCCGCGAGGTGTGGGGGTTCGAGTCCCTCCGTGGGCACCAGCTGGCGAGCATTGCAAGGTTGTTTTGTATGCCCACGTGGCGGAATTGGTAGACGCGCATGGTTCAGGTCCATGTGCCGCGAGGTGTGGGGGTTCGAGTCCCTCCGTGGGCACCAAAAGCTACCTGTAGTTGTTGTACGTTTGATTTTGCATGCCCACGTGGCGGAATTGGTAGACGCGCATGGTTCAGGTCCATGTGCCGCGAGGTGTGGGGGTTCGAGTCCCTCCGTGGGCACCAGAAGCTACCGTAGTTGTTGTACGTTTTGATGTTTTGCATGCCCACGTGGCGGAATTGGTAGACGCGCATGGTTCAGGTCCATGTGCCGCGAGGTGTGGGGGTTCGAGTCCCTCCGTGGGCACCAAAAGCTACCCGGTCGATCGCGACCCGGTCTTGAAGACCACCAGGATACTGGCGCAAAACGCCGCAATCTTTGCAAAAGGATTGCGGCGTTTTGCGTTTCAGCGTACGTCGCCGACCGCGACCGGATCCAGATGCGCCGCCAGAAACGCGCCGATGCGCCGCTCGTATTCCTCGCGCGCGTACGCATGCAGGTTCACGTGCGCGGCGCCCTTCACCACCCACAATGCTTTCGGCTGCGCGGCGGCCTCGTAGAGCCGCTGCGTTTCGGCCAGGGTCGTGTGCAGGTCGGCGCTGCCGGACGCGATCAGCACCGGCGCCTTCACCTGTCCCACGTATTTGATCGGGTGCAGCGCATCCGGCCGGATACTGAGCCGCAGCGGCAATTGCCACAGCAGCAGCGCGGACAGCGGCCCGCCCACGGGCCCCAGACGCATGCGCAGGCGGTTGGCGACGGCTTCCTCGATCGTCGGATACATCGATTCCAGCACGACCGCATCGACGGGCGGGCAGTCGCGGCACAGCACGAGCGCCGCCGCGCCCAGCGACACGCCGATCACGCCAATCCTCTGCCCCGGCGCGCGGCGCCTGAGCTCCTCGAGCGCGGCCCGGACACCATCCGCCTCGCGCAGGCCGAACGTGACGAAGGACGCCGTACTGGCACCCTGGCCCGGCAGGTCGATCAGCAGGACGGCATAGCCCTGGTCGTTGAGGAAACGGGCGCGGTCGGCCATGTCGCGGCGGTCGCCGTGGATTCCGTGCAGCAGCAGGACGGCGCCGCGGCCCCGCCCCGGCAGCCAGGAACTCGCGACACGCTGGTCCGGCGCCGCACGCAGCAGCACGTCTTCGAAGCCGGGGCTGGCCAGCGCCACTTGCCGCGGTTCGACCGCGATCAGTTTCGAACCGATCGCCCACACGATAGCGGCGCCAACCAACACGAGGACGGCAAGAGCGATCAGGCAGGCGGAGAGCGGCAGGCGGAGCGGCATGTCGATCATTAGACCGCAATGCTTGCGTCCGGTCCAGCCGGATGATCCAGTGGGCTGACTCAGTGGGCCGCCAGGTCGTCCAGGATCGGGCAATCGGAACGGGCGTCGCCGTGACAGGAACTGGCCAGGTTGGCAAGGGTGCGCTTCATTGCTTCCAGCTCCGCGATCTTGCGGTCCAGCTCGGCGATGTGTTCCAGTGCCAGGCGGCGCACGTCGGCGCTGGCACGGTGCTTGTCGCGCCACAGCGCCAGCAGGTCCGCGATCTGGTCCAGCGAAAAGCCCAGCGCGCGGCCGCGGTGGATGAATTGCAGCATGCGCACGTCGTCGCCGCCGTACAGCCGGTAGCCCGCCTCCGTGCGCCGCGCCGGCGGCAGCAGGCCGATGGATTCGTAATGACGCACCATCTTCGCCGTCACGCCGGACGCCCTGGCCGCCTCGCCGATGTTGAAATATGTGTCGTTCATGAACGCCAGCATACACCTTCCCACGATGGGAAGCTCAAGGGGTCGCTTGACTTGCCGCGCCAAGCGGTTAAGCTCGACGAACCATGAAGAAGACTTTACTCATCGCATTGGGCCTTGCACTGGCCGGCCCCGTCGTCCTGAACGCGGCCCCGGCGCCGTGGTATCACTGGCACAGCAAGAGCACGGGCGCGATCGTCTGTTCGCAGACGCCGCTCGGCGAAGGCTGGGCGCGCGCCGATGGGCCGTATCGTGACGCCCGTTGCGAAAAACCATTGCCTGCTAAATAATCCACCAGAGGAGTCAGCAACACGAAGGTCGCCGTAGTCCCCTAACCGAGGAGAAATCGATGTTCAACAACCCCGAGCAATTCGCAAACGCCACCAAGACCCTGTTCGACCTGCAGATGCAGACTTTCAATGCCTTGGCCACCAAGGCCGTGCAGGGCGTCGAGCAGGTGGTGGCGCTGAACCTGGCGACCGCCAAGCAATCGATGGAAAACACGCTGGAGGCCAGCCGCCAGTTCAGCCAGGCGCCGGACCCGAAGACGGCCATCGATGCCCTGCAGGCGCGCGTGCAGCCGGGCGTGACGGAAGCGACGGCCTATGGCGAACAGCTCAAGCAGATCATCGGCGACATCAAGAGCGAATTCGAGCAGGCCGCCGATACCCATCTGGCCGAAGCGAAAAACACCCTGTCCGCGCTGATCTACGACGTCACGCAAAACGTCAAGCCGGGCCAGGAAAACGCGGTGGAAATCATCAAGGCCGCGATCGAGAATGCGTTCAAGGGCTACGAGCAGGTGACGCAATCGACCCGCGAGGCCATGCGCCGCGTCGAGGAGGAGGTCGCGAGCGCGACCGAGCGGCTGAAAGCCGCCCAGTCGCAACCGCCAACGGCGCATTGAGCGGTCAGGACGGCGGGGTCCCCACGCCCAGCATCTCTTCGATGTGGGCGAATGCCGCGTCGTCCTTCACCACCGACCGCAGCCACACGTGCAGCGGTTGCTCGCCCCACTGCGCGGCCTTGTCGGCCAGGTAGGCGACCGGGCTGTGCGGCTCCGTGCGGCGGAAGTAGTCGGCCACCGCGCGCAGCTGGGCCAGCGCCTGGGTGCGAGTTTGCAGCGGCCCGTCCGCCGCCGGCGCCCGCGCCGCCCCCATGACGACGACGTCGGTCGCGCCGGGGGCCGGCACCGCTTCCTTCAATGCCGGCTTGATGAACAGGACGAGGCTTTCCAGTCCCGAGCGCGCGGCACCGAAACTGGGACCGTCCGTCCCCACCGCCGCGTCGACGCTCTTTTCCAGCCGGTCGATGGCGTCTGCGCAATGCTCGCAGTCGCGCATCAGGTTCGCATAAAACGCCTGCGACGTGCGCTGGCGCGCCCCTTCCAGCTTCGCGAGCGCGTCGGCGCCCTGCATGCGCGCGACGTCGAAATCGCTGAGCGACCGGCCGTCCGCGCCTTCGGTGAGCGGCACGGCGCGCAGCCAGGGCGCAATGCGCGCGGCCAGCCACGCGAGGTTGCCGATGCGGCGCTCGGCACCATCCTCGTCCGGCAGCGGATACAGCCCATCCCAGTAACGCTCGCACAGCATGGCGATGAGAAGCAGGCTGTCGGCGAGCGCGCGCACGCCGGCCGTCTGCACGCTGGCCTCGGCCAGCCAGACGGCCAGCTGCAAGTCCTTGCTGCGCTGTTCGATCAGCCGGGCGCACTCCCGGCCGACGAACTTCCAGTCCGCCTCCTTCAGCTCCGTGACCCAGGCGCCCTGCTCCAGCGACGGATCGTCGGCCTGGCGCGCACGCACGATGGCGTCGATCTCGCTGGAAAACGCGAGGTCGTCGCCGCAGGGCTTGTCCGCGCTGACGGGCGCGAGCAGCCGTTCCAGGTTCAACATGGTGACCTCCTCACGCCGGTTCGACGGCGTACCTGATCTTGCCCGTTTTGGTGGCGCCGACTTTCACCCGGCCGATCGCACCGCCTTCCGCCATGCGCGCCAGCACGGCGTCCGCGATCTCGGGCAGCAGCGTGCCATTCAGGATCGTGTCGACGTTGCGCGCGCCCGAGTCGACCTCGGTGCAGCGTGCCAGCACGGCCGCCACGAGCGCGTCGTCGTATTCGAAGCGGGCGTTGTGGTTGACGGCCACGCGCTGCTTGATGCGGTCCAGCTTGAGCCGGACGATGTTGGAGAGGACGGCATCGTCGATCGGATAGAACGGCACCACCGTCAGGCGGCCGAGGAACGCGGGTTTGAAGTGCTTCATGAGGCTCGGCCGGATCAGTTCCGCCAGCTGGTCCGGCGTAGGGCGCTCGCCAGGTGCCTTGTTCAGGCAGGCCTGCATGATCTGGCTCGACGCCGCATTCGACGTCAGGATGATGATCGTGTTGCGAAAGTCGATCTGGCGGCCTTCCGCGTCGTCCAGCACGCCCTTGTCGAACACCTGGAAGAACAGTTCGAGCACGTCGGCATGCGCCTTTTCGACTTCATCCAGCAGCACGACGCTGTACGGATTGCGGCGCACGGCTTCCGTCAGCACGCCGCCTTCGCCATAGCCGACGTAGCCCGGCGGCGAGCCTTTCAGGCCGGAGACGCTGTGCGCTTCCTGGTATTCGCTCATGTTGATCGTCACGAGCTTCCGTTCGCCGCCGTACAGCAGGTCCGCGAGCGCGAGCGCCGTCTCCGTCTTGCCCACGCCGGACGTGCCGACGAACAGGAATACGCCCTTCGGCTTGTTGGGATCCTCGAGGTTCGCGCGCGCCGTGCGCACGCGCTGGGCGACGATGCCGCTGGCGTGACCCTGGCCGAGGATCCGCTCGTCCAGCAAGCCCTGCAGATTCATCACGGTGCGGATCTCGTCCTTCACCATGCGCCCGAGCGGAATGCCGGTCCAGGCGGCGACGATGGCGGCCACCGTCTGGCCGTCGACCTGCACGGGCACGAGCGGCGTCTCGCCCTGCAGCGCATGCAGTTCCGCGATCTTCGCGCGCAGCGCGGGACTGTCGCCCTGCCCCGCTTCCTGCCCCGCCTCAAGCCGCGCGCGCATCGCGTGGATCTCGGCGCACAGCGCCTGCTCGGCATCCCAGCGCGCGCGCAGGCGGTCCTGTTCGTCCAGCGCCGTGGCCCGCTCCGCGTGCAGCGCGGTCAACACGGCACCATGGTCCGCGCCCGCGCTCTCTTCGCGCACGAGGGCCTGGATGCGCGCATCGAGACGCTCCACCGTGCGCGCGCAATCCTCCAGCACGGCGGGCGTGGCCTTCTGGCCCAGCGCGACCTTGGCGCACGCCGTATCGAGCACGCTGACCGCCTTGTCCGGCAACTGGCGCCCGCTGATGTAGCGGCGCGACAGGCGCACGGCTTCCACGATGGCCTCGTCGTAGATGCGCACGCCGAAGTGCGCCTCCATCAGCGGCGCCATCGCACGCAGCATCGCGCTCGCCGTTTCCTCGTCCGGTTCCTCGACCTTCACGACCTGGAACCGGCGTGCCAGCGCGGCATCCTTTTCAAAATACTTTTTGTACTCGCTCCACGTGGTGGCGGCCACGGTGCGCAACTCGCCGCGCGCCAGCGCGGGCTTCAGCAGGTTGGCCGCATCGTTCTGGCCGGCCGTACCGCCCGCGCCGATCATCGTGTGCGCCTCGTCGATGAACAGGATGATCGGATGCAGGCTTTTCTTCACCTCGTCGATCACGTTCTTCAGGCGGTTCTCGAACTCGCCCTTGACGCTGGCACCGGCCTGCAGCAGGCCGAGATCCAGCGTGTGGATCTCAACGCCACGCAGGACATCCGGCACGTCGCCCTGCGCGATGCGCAGCGCGAGGCCTTCGACGACGGCCGTCTTGCCCACGCCCGCCTCGCCCGTCAGGATCGGGTTGTTCTGGCGCCGGCGCATGAGGATGTCGATCACTTGCCGGATCTCGGCGTCGCGCCCGATCACGGGATCGAGCCTGCCTTCGCGCGCGCGCGCCGTGAGGCAGGTCGTGTACTGGTCGAGCGCGGGCGTCTTGCCGTGCGCGCTCCCCTGCAGTTCGGTGACGGGGTCCGCGGACGGCGCCGGGGCGGCGGCCATCACGGCGGGTGCTTCGTCGGAGCCGTGCGTCAGCTTGTCGAAATCGTGTTTCAGGCGGTCGAGCGGGAAGCCGGCGAAATGGCGCGACGCGCGCTGGGCCAGTTGCGCGAGGCCCGGCTCCGTCAGCAGCGCGAGCAGCAGGTGACCGCTGCGGATATGCTGCGGCTGCCCCGATGCGCCGAGTGACGCGATCAGCCACGCATGCTCGAACAGCACCGGCAAATGGCGCGAGAACACGGGCGTGCGCGCGCTGCCCGACGGCAGGCGTTCCACCTCCTTGCGCAGATCGGATTCGAGGCCCGTCAGGCTGACGTCGGCCGCGCGCGCCACCACCACGAGGTCGCTCCCGGGCTGCTCCAGCAGCGCGAGGAACACGTGCTCGATGTCGACTTCGTACTGGCCGAGCCCCACGCAGATGCCGGCCGCGCGCGTGGCGGCGGAGCGCGTGACGTCGTTCAGCTTGGCGATCAGGGTCTTCAGGTTGATATCCATGTCGAGGTCCTTTGTGGAGTTGACGGAGCGGCCTTGCTGACCGCGTAGTTCAGCGAGTCAGGCTGCAGCACGGCGTTGAAATTGACCGGTACGACAGCGGCGCCGGGACCGGCGTGCAGGGTCGCGTTGATCACGAAATTCAGGCGGTTGACGCTGCCCTGCCCGGAAGCCAGGGTCGCGCTGACGTTCTTCAGGCGCGGTTCGTGGCGCTCGATCGCGTCCTTCAGGCAGGCGCAGATCGCGGCCCGGTCCTCGCTGCTCGACAGGGAGAACGCGGCGAAGTCGGTCAGGCCATAGTTCAGGATGGAGGCGCGTGCGAGGGGCCACGCGTCGAAGGCTTCGGGCGGCAGGCCGGCGCGGGCGTTCAGCAGGGCTTCCAGGTCGCGCGCAACATTGTCCTTGAGTTGCTCGACACCGGCGCGGCTGGGATGGGCCCGCTCACCCATCAGGCGGTCGAGCAGGCCGGGAAGATAGGTCATCGCTGCTCCGTTTCAAACGGTAGTAAAAAAACCGCGGCCCGGAGGCCGCGGAAGACGCGGGGAAGACGTATTCAGACGACCCGGTTCGTGGCAAGATCCCAGCCGCCGGACGTATTGCCGCCGGCGCCGCCGCCGATCTTCTGCTGGGTGTACTTCCATTTGATCTTCGAGAATTTCAGGCCGACCTTCTCGTGCAGGAAATCGCCTTCCGCGACCGCCGGCTTGACGGAACCGATCAGCACGTTCTCGATCTCGATCTCGAAGTACTTGACGCGTTCGCCCTGCCCGTCGGCACGCATGAATTCGAACTTCGCCTTCGGGATGGTCTTGCCCGACGAGCAGGTCTGCAGCAGCAGCGGCGAAGACAGGTCGGCCAGCTTGGCGATCTCGATTTCCTCGTGCTCGCAGCGCTCGGCCGTATGGCCACCGCCTGTCGACGCCGTGGCGGACTTGGGTTGGGTCACGCCCCAGTTGACCGATTTGCACTCGATCCAGTCCTTGTGCTTGTCGTCGGCCGATTCACCCTTGATGCCGTCGATTTGCAGGTACACGTCAATTGCCATGTTCTACTCCAGTTCAAGTTGTTGAGAGATTCAGTTCTTGGTCGATTGCGGCAACTCCGCGACCAAACGGAGCGAAACGGACAATTCGTCGAGCTGGAAATGCGGACGCAGGAACGAGACGGCACGGTAGACACCCGGACGTCCCGGCACTTCCTGCACCTGCACGCTCGCTTCGCGCAGCGGGAACTGCGCCTTTTGTTCCTGGCTCGCGTTATCGTCCAAAAGCACGTATTGCGTCAGCCAGCGGTTCAGGTAATCCTCGACGTTCGACGCGGCGGTGAAGCTGCCGATCTTGTCGCGCATCATGGCCTTCATGTAGTGCGCGATGCGCGACACGGCGAAGATGTACTGCAGCTGCGACGACAGCAGCGCGTTCGCATTGGCCGCCTCGTTCGCATACTTGCGCGCCTTCTGCGCCGACTGCGCGCCGAAGAACGCGGCATACGATGTGTTCTTGCAGTGCACGAGCGAGATGAAGCCCAGGTCCGACAACTCCTTTTCGCGCCGGTCCGTGATCGCCAGCTCGGTCGGGCATTTCAGCGCGATCTCGCCCTCGTCCGTCTTGAACGTGTGCGTCGG includes:
- a CDS encoding alpha/beta hydrolase; this encodes MPLRLPLSACLIALAVLVLVGAAIVWAIGSKLIAVEPRQVALASPGFEDVLLRAAPDQRVASSWLPGRGRGAVLLLHGIHGDRRDMADRARFLNDQGYAVLLIDLPGQGASTASFVTFGLREADGVRAALEELRRRAPGQRIGVIGVSLGAAALVLCRDCPPVDAVVLESMYPTIEEAVANRLRMRLGPVGGPLSALLLWQLPLRLSIRPDALHPIKYVGQVKAPVLIASGSADLHTTLAETQRLYEAAAQPKALWVVKGAAHVNLHAYAREEYERRIGAFLAAHLDPVAVGDVR
- the cueR gene encoding Cu(I)-responsive transcriptional regulator; its protein translation is MNDTYFNIGEAARASGVTAKMVRHYESIGLLPPARRTEAGYRLYGGDDVRMLQFIHRGRALGFSLDQIADLLALWRDKHRASADVRRLALEHIAELDRKIAELEAMKRTLANLASSCHGDARSDCPILDDLAAH
- the phaP gene encoding TIGR01841 family phasin (Members of this family are phasins (small proteins associated with inclusions such as PHA granules). Note that several different families of phasins have been named PhaP despite very little sequence similarity to each other.), with product MFNNPEQFANATKTLFDLQMQTFNALATKAVQGVEQVVALNLATAKQSMENTLEASRQFSQAPDPKTAIDALQARVQPGVTEATAYGEQLKQIIGDIKSEFEQAADTHLAEAKNTLSALIYDVTQNVKPGQENAVEIIKAAIENAFKGYEQVTQSTREAMRRVEEEVASATERLKAAQSQPPTAH
- the tssA gene encoding type VI secretion system protein TssA, giving the protein MLNLERLLAPVSADKPCGDDLAFSSEIDAIVRARQADDPSLEQGAWVTELKEADWKFVGRECARLIEQRSKDLQLAVWLAEASVQTAGVRALADSLLLIAMLCERYWDGLYPLPDEDGAERRIGNLAWLAARIAPWLRAVPLTEGADGRSLSDFDVARMQGADALAKLEGARQRTSQAFYANLMRDCEHCADAIDRLEKSVDAAVGTDGPSFGAARSGLESLVLFIKPALKEAVPAPGATDVVVMGAARAPAADGPLQTRTQALAQLRAVADYFRRTEPHSPVAYLADKAAQWGEQPLHVWLRSVVKDDAAFAHIEEMLGVGTPPS
- the tssH gene encoding type VI secretion system ATPase TssH; this translates as MDINLKTLIAKLNDVTRSAATRAAGICVGLGQYEVDIEHVFLALLEQPGSDLVVVARAADVSLTGLESDLRKEVERLPSGSARTPVFSRHLPVLFEHAWLIASLGASGQPQHIRSGHLLLALLTEPGLAQLAQRASRHFAGFPLDRLKHDFDKLTHGSDEAPAVMAAAPAPSADPVTELQGSAHGKTPALDQYTTCLTARAREGRLDPVIGRDAEIRQVIDILMRRRQNNPILTGEAGVGKTAVVEGLALRIAQGDVPDVLRGVEIHTLDLGLLQAGASVKGEFENRLKNVIDEVKKSLHPIILFIDEAHTMIGAGGTAGQNDAANLLKPALARGELRTVAATTWSEYKKYFEKDAALARRFQVVKVEEPDEETASAMLRAMAPLMEAHFGVRIYDEAIVEAVRLSRRYISGRQLPDKAVSVLDTACAKVALGQKATPAVLEDCARTVERLDARIQALVREESAGADHGAVLTALHAERATALDEQDRLRARWDAEQALCAEIHAMRARLEAGQEAGQGDSPALRAKIAELHALQGETPLVPVQVDGQTVAAIVAAWTGIPLGRMVKDEIRTVMNLQGLLDERILGQGHASGIVAQRVRTARANLEDPNKPKGVFLFVGTSGVGKTETALALADLLYGGERKLVTINMSEYQEAHSVSGLKGSPPGYVGYGEGGVLTEAVRRNPYSVVLLDEVEKAHADVLELFFQVFDKGVLDDAEGRQIDFRNTIIILTSNAASSQIMQACLNKAPGERPTPDQLAELIRPSLMKHFKPAFLGRLTVVPFYPIDDAVLSNIVRLKLDRIKQRVAVNHNARFEYDDALVAAVLARCTEVDSGARNVDTILNGTLLPEIADAVLARMAEGGAIGRVKVGATKTGKIRYAVEPA
- the tssE gene encoding type VI secretion system baseplate subunit TssE; protein product: MTYLPGLLDRLMGERAHPSRAGVEQLKDNVARDLEALLNARAGLPPEAFDAWPLARASILNYGLTDFAAFSLSSSEDRAAICACLKDAIERHEPRLKNVSATLASGQGSVNRLNFVINATLHAGPGAAVVPVNFNAVLQPDSLNYAVSKAAPSTPQRTSTWIST
- a CDS encoding Hcp family type VI secretion system effector, producing the protein MAIDVYLQIDGIKGESADDKHKDWIECKSVNWGVTQPKSATASTGGGHTAERCEHEEIEIAKLADLSSPLLLQTCSSGKTIPKAKFEFMRADGQGERVKYFEIEIENVLIGSVKPAVAEGDFLHEKVGLKFSKIKWKYTQQKIGGGAGGNTSGGWDLATNRVV